The Oryzias melastigma strain HK-1 unplaced genomic scaffold, ASM292280v2 sc01068, whole genome shotgun sequence genome includes a region encoding these proteins:
- the LOC112141563 gene encoding little elongation complex subunit 2: MVYIDPPLLKTEIPIRDRSRLFHEESLKLSFINNGSRKVFHLMTERPVDDQQLPPANVSQRSCASLESSGLDFEMDLTDLETFGETMTAKKAPNKERVQNKVAPGSPLLRGTKRCSEQPPSADRSPQKKAVLSDVHPPSAETCQSD, from the exons ATGGTGTACATAGACCCCCCTCTTCTGAAGACGGAGATTCCAATCAGAGACAGAAGTCGGCTCTTCCATGAAGAAAGTTTGAAGCTCTCCTTCATAAACAACGGAAGTCGAAAAGTCTTCCACCTGATGACGGAGCGTCCTGTAGATGACCAGCAGCTCCCACCG GCCAATGTGTCTCAGAGAAGTTGTGCGTCTCTAGAAAGCAGTGGGCTTGACTTTGAGATGGACCTCACTGATCTGGAGACGTTTGGAGAAACGATGACCGCTAAGAAAGCCCCGAACAAGGAACGGGTTCAGAATAAAGTCGCTCCTGGTTCTCCGCTTTTACGAGGGACTAAAAGGTGCAGTGAGCAACCTCCAAGTGCTGACCGCAGTCCACAAAAAAAGGCGGTTCTGTCAGATGTTCACCCCCCCagtgcagagacgtgtcagtcCGATA